A region from the Citrobacter telavivensis genome encodes:
- a CDS encoding helix-turn-helix domain-containing protein: MQLADVIPVFKLYGEQQGWPTPDLLHCESIHQRSSLYEWHIRVHQHAEIVQLLYLHRGEATIEIEGQTTVRRDACIQVVPALCVHGFRFSPGTQGYVLSLALPLIGRLESQFPQLLPLLNSPQCISVAQSRSHIRTFFSALQKEYQTDNEAREMMLFSLLSALLVWLRRQSRPIAQSNDTLARRRSTLRLFARQIESHYREHLPLTEYAHRIGLSANYLNQLCREFHHCSALNVLHQRLMLEAKRSLQYTSMTISQISDYLGFSDVTYFSRFFKKHSTLSPKSYRELIKNK; encoded by the coding sequence ATGCAACTGGCTGACGTTATTCCTGTTTTTAAACTGTATGGTGAACAACAGGGATGGCCAACCCCCGATCTGCTGCACTGCGAGTCGATTCATCAGCGTAGCAGTTTGTATGAATGGCATATTCGGGTGCATCAGCATGCGGAGATCGTCCAGTTACTCTACTTGCATCGGGGTGAAGCAACGATTGAAATTGAGGGGCAGACGACGGTGAGGCGCGATGCCTGTATTCAGGTCGTTCCTGCGCTTTGTGTCCACGGTTTTCGCTTTTCCCCCGGAACCCAGGGCTATGTTCTCTCTCTGGCGTTGCCGCTGATTGGCCGCCTGGAATCCCAGTTTCCACAGCTGCTGCCTTTGCTGAATAGTCCGCAGTGCATATCGGTGGCTCAGTCCCGCAGTCACATCCGCACGTTTTTTTCCGCCTTGCAGAAGGAGTATCAGACGGATAACGAGGCGCGGGAAATGATGTTGTTTTCGTTGCTGAGTGCGTTGCTGGTCTGGCTTCGTCGGCAGAGTCGGCCCATTGCGCAATCGAATGACACTCTGGCGCGTCGGCGTAGCACACTCCGTCTTTTTGCCCGTCAGATTGAGAGCCACTATCGTGAGCATCTTCCCCTTACAGAATATGCGCATCGAATCGGCCTCTCTGCCAATTATCTGAATCAGTTATGTCGTGAATTTCATCATTGCAGTGCATTAAACGTTTTGCATCAGCGGTTGATGCTCGAAGCCAAGCGCAGCCTGCAATATACCAGCATGACCATAAGTCAGATCTCCGACTATCTGGGATTCAGTGATGTAACCTATTTTTCCCGTTTTTTTAAAAAACATTCAACGTTGTCTCCGAAGTCATATCGGGAATTAATTAAAAACAAATAG
- a CDS encoding YbaK/EbsC family protein: MSLQSVRQFLAEHAPDIEIIELKQSTATVELAAKAHNVQPGQIAKTLSLKVKDTIILVVAKGDARLDNKKLKSTFGAKARMLNSDEVVNATGHPVGGVCPFGLETPLPVYCDVSLRSFTEVLPAAGATYSAVRIAPERMAELTSATWVDVCQ, from the coding sequence ATGAGTCTGCAATCGGTACGGCAATTTCTGGCCGAACATGCCCCGGATATTGAAATCATTGAATTAAAACAAAGTACCGCGACGGTTGAACTGGCGGCCAAAGCACATAACGTACAGCCCGGACAAATAGCAAAAACCCTTTCGCTGAAGGTGAAAGACACCATCATCCTGGTTGTCGCCAAAGGCGACGCAAGACTGGACAATAAAAAGCTCAAAAGCACCTTCGGTGCCAAAGCGCGCATGCTGAACAGTGATGAAGTCGTCAACGCGACGGGGCATCCCGTTGGCGGGGTTTGCCCTTTCGGGCTGGAAACTCCGTTGCCCGTTTATTGTGACGTCTCTTTACGATCGTTCACCGAAGTCCTTCCGGCAGCAGGAGCCACATATAGCGCAGTGCGTATTGCACCAGAGCGTATGGCTGAACTGACTTCAGCCACCTGGGTTGATGTGTGCCAGTAA
- a CDS encoding DNA polymerase III subunit psi: protein MTTRRDWQLQQLGITQWSLRRPGALQGEIAISIPAHVRLVMVGEILPPLTEPLVSDILRALTLSPDQVLQVTPERVAMLPQGSRCNSWRLGTEAPLSLEGAQVATPAFDELRANPAARAALWQQICTHEHDFFPQSE, encoded by the coding sequence ATGACAACCCGACGAGACTGGCAGTTACAGCAACTGGGCATTACCCAGTGGTCGCTGCGTCGCCCCGGCGCGTTGCAGGGAGAGATCGCGATTTCCATTCCTGCGCACGTCCGTCTGGTGATGGTAGGTGAAATACTGCCGCCGCTGACTGAACCTCTGGTAAGCGATATTCTGCGCGCGTTAACCCTGAGCCCCGATCAGGTTTTGCAGGTGACGCCGGAACGCGTTGCGATGCTGCCGCAGGGCAGCCGCTGCAACAGCTGGCGGCTGGGCACAGAAGCGCCGCTGTCACTGGAAGGTGCGCAGGTTGCAACGCCGGCTTTTGATGAATTGCGGGCAAACCCAGCGGCACGCGCCGCGCTATGGCAACAAATCTGCACACATGAACACGATTTCTTCCCTCAGTCAGAGTGA
- a CDS encoding DNA-binding response regulator, protein MLPGCCKNGIVISKVPVIQAGFHGVMQRHFPEYELTVCGVVEELTPLQLRRAELAIVDLTGECQHPRTVCERFYTLLSQYRDIHWVFLVSRAYYAQAVELLIRPFSTLLSDVEPIESLVSTIRSGHNSPDRISKMLLSPPPLEHLEFSSHAILLTLSERKVLRLLGKGWGINQIAALLKKSNKTISAQKNSAMRRLSIHSNAEMYAWINSSQGARELNLPSVYGESAEWKIETVREMSHS, encoded by the coding sequence ATGTTGCCAGGATGCTGCAAAAACGGAATTGTCATCAGTAAAGTCCCTGTTATACAAGCGGGATTCCACGGCGTTATGCAACGGCATTTCCCGGAGTATGAGCTTACCGTTTGTGGTGTGGTAGAAGAACTCACGCCACTACAACTCCGGCGGGCGGAGTTGGCGATCGTGGATTTAACCGGTGAATGCCAACACCCGCGCACGGTCTGCGAACGATTCTACACACTCCTTTCTCAATATCGTGATATCCATTGGGTTTTCCTGGTGTCACGTGCGTATTACGCGCAGGCGGTTGAATTGCTGATACGCCCCTTCAGTACGCTGCTGTCTGACGTCGAACCAATTGAGAGTCTGGTAAGCACCATCCGTTCCGGGCATAACAGTCCTGACCGAATCAGCAAAATGTTGTTGTCGCCCCCTCCGTTAGAACATCTGGAATTCAGTTCCCACGCTATCCTCTTGACGCTTTCAGAGCGAAAAGTACTGCGCCTGTTGGGGAAGGGGTGGGGGATCAATCAAATTGCGGCGTTACTTAAGAAAAGCAATAAAACTATCAGCGCCCAGAAAAACAGCGCCATGCGCCGCTTATCAATACACAGTAATGCGGAAATGTATGCATGGATTAACAGTTCTCAGGGAGCCAGAGAGCTGAATTTACCTTCGGTATATGGAGAGTCAGCGGAATGGAAAATAGAAACCGTACGCGAAATGTCGCACTCATAG
- a CDS encoding pyrimidine 5'-nucleotidase, with amino-acid sequence MMKWDWIFFDADETLFTFDSFTGLQRMFLDYSITFTAEDFQDYQAVNKPLWVDYQNGAITSLQLQHARFQSWAERLKVEPGSLNDAFMNAMAEICAPLPGAVSLLNAIRGKAKIGIITNGFTSLQQIRLERTGLRDYFDLLVISEEVGVAKPDPKIFDYALAQAGNPDRARVLMVGDTAASDILGGINAGLSTCWLNAHHREQPEGIKPTWTVSSLHELEQLLCKH; translated from the coding sequence ATGATGAAGTGGGACTGGATTTTCTTTGATGCCGACGAAACGCTGTTCACATTTGACTCGTTTACTGGCTTACAGCGGATGTTTCTCGATTACAGCATCACCTTTACCGCTGAAGATTTTCAGGACTACCAGGCCGTGAATAAACCGCTGTGGGTGGATTATCAGAACGGCGCGATCACGTCATTACAGCTTCAGCATGCCCGCTTCCAGAGCTGGGCTGAACGGTTAAAGGTCGAGCCCGGCTCGCTGAATGATGCCTTTATGAATGCGATGGCTGAAATTTGCGCGCCGCTGCCGGGAGCCGTTTCGCTGCTCAATGCGATTCGCGGCAAAGCCAAAATAGGCATTATTACCAATGGGTTCACCTCTTTACAGCAGATCCGCCTGGAACGTACAGGACTTCGCGACTACTTTGATTTGCTGGTCATTTCCGAAGAAGTTGGCGTGGCAAAGCCGGATCCGAAGATTTTTGATTACGCCCTGGCGCAGGCGGGCAATCCCGATCGCGCTCGGGTGCTGATGGTGGGGGATACCGCTGCGTCCGATATTCTCGGCGGCATCAACGCCGGGCTTTCTACCTGCTGGCTGAATGCGCATCATCGTGAGCAGCCGGAAGGCATCAAGCCGACGTGGACCGTATCGTCATTACACGAACTGGAGCAACTCCTGTGTAAACACTGA
- a CDS encoding PTS sugar transporter subunit IIC — translation MKSTNHAVFNVIFRFVENYVSPIAGRISSQRHVMSIRDGFISAMPFMIVGSFLLVFAYPPFSPDTTWGFARAWLDMAKQFEGQILTPFDMTMGIMSIYICAAIAYNLGKHYAKSHQLDPFMCAMLSTMAFLLVAAPKTKGTLPVDSLGGTGIFTAILVAIYCVEMMRFLKAHNIGIRLPDQVPPMIKNSFDLLIPVLVVVLTLYPLSLLIQAQFDMLIPQAIMSIFKPLVSAADSLPAILLAVLIGHLLWFAGIHGAAIVSGMLQMFWLTNLGMNQTALAQGAPLPHIFMEAFWTFFIVIGGSGATMGLVICYLRSRSVHLRSIGRLSVVPSIFNINEPVIFGTPIVMNPVFFIPFLLAPMVNAVLAWAAMKLDLIGRVISVVPWTAPAPVGAAWALGWDYRAAILVVLLAIVSAVIYFPFFKVYEKQLLEQEAEEAQRSDAENEQIAL, via the coding sequence ATGAAATCTACCAACCATGCAGTCTTTAATGTGATTTTTCGGTTTGTTGAAAACTATGTCAGCCCGATTGCCGGGCGCATTTCTTCACAGCGTCATGTTATGTCTATCCGTGACGGCTTTATTTCCGCGATGCCATTTATGATTGTCGGATCGTTTCTGTTGGTATTTGCCTATCCTCCGTTTTCGCCGGATACCACCTGGGGATTTGCCCGGGCCTGGCTGGATATGGCGAAACAGTTTGAAGGGCAGATCCTGACCCCTTTTGATATGACCATGGGGATCATGTCGATCTATATTTGTGCCGCTATTGCCTATAACCTGGGCAAACATTACGCGAAGTCACATCAGTTGGATCCGTTCATGTGCGCCATGCTCTCCACCATGGCGTTCTTACTGGTCGCTGCGCCTAAAACAAAAGGCACTCTGCCTGTGGACAGCCTCGGCGGAACGGGGATTTTTACGGCGATTCTGGTGGCAATTTATTGCGTAGAAATGATGCGTTTTCTGAAGGCACATAACATTGGCATTCGTTTACCCGATCAGGTTCCGCCGATGATCAAAAACTCATTCGATCTCCTGATTCCGGTGCTGGTGGTGGTGCTCACATTGTACCCGCTCAGCCTGCTGATTCAGGCACAGTTCGACATGCTCATCCCGCAGGCCATTATGTCTATTTTTAAACCGCTGGTATCGGCTGCCGATTCTCTGCCAGCGATTTTACTGGCGGTGCTGATTGGCCATTTGTTGTGGTTTGCCGGTATTCACGGCGCGGCGATCGTCTCCGGGATGCTGCAAATGTTTTGGCTGACCAACCTCGGTATGAACCAGACTGCGCTGGCGCAGGGCGCACCGTTACCGCATATTTTCATGGAGGCATTCTGGACATTCTTCATCGTGATCGGTGGGTCGGGTGCAACAATGGGGCTGGTGATTTGCTATTTGCGCAGTCGTTCCGTACATCTGCGTTCGATAGGCCGACTGAGTGTGGTTCCCAGTATCTTCAACATTAACGAGCCGGTGATTTTTGGTACGCCTATCGTCATGAATCCCGTGTTCTTTATTCCTTTCCTGCTGGCACCGATGGTGAATGCCGTGCTGGCCTGGGCGGCGATGAAACTGGATCTGATTGGTCGCGTGATTTCGGTGGTGCCATGGACCGCGCCGGCACCTGTCGGTGCGGCGTGGGCGCTAGGTTGGGATTATCGCGCAGCGATTCTGGTGGTTCTTCTGGCTATCGTTTCTGCCGTCATCTATTTCCCGTTCTTTAAAGTGTACGAGAAGCAGCTGCTGGAACAAGAGGCGGAAGAGGCACAGCGTTCAGACGCGGAAAACGAGCAGATTGCGTTGTAA
- a CDS encoding DUF1435 family protein produces the protein MLQRALGSGWGVLLPGIVITGLAFADLSLGAWKAIIVLGLLLTPVMLYHKQLRHFVLLPSCVVLIGGMMLVMMNWNQG, from the coding sequence ATGTTGCAACGGGCGCTGGGGAGTGGCTGGGGAGTATTGCTGCCTGGAATCGTCATTACCGGGCTGGCATTTGCCGATCTTTCTCTCGGGGCATGGAAGGCCATCATTGTATTAGGGTTATTGCTGACCCCGGTGATGCTCTATCACAAACAATTGCGGCACTTTGTGTTGCTGCCATCGTGTGTCGTGCTGATCGGTGGAATGATGCTGGTAATGATGAACTGGAATCAGGGATGA
- the rsmC gene encoding 16S rRNA (guanine(1207)-N(2))-methyltransferase RsmC, which produces MSALTPASEVLLRHSDDFEQSRILFAGDLQDDLPARFECAASRVHTQQFHHWQVLSRQMGDNARFSLVAQAQDVADCDTFIYYWPKNKPEAQFQLMNILSLLPVGTDIFVVGENRSGVRSAEQMLAEYASLNKIDSARRCGLYHGRLDKQPTFDAEKFWGEYNAEGLTIKTLPGVFSRDGLDVGSQLLLSTLTPHTKGKVLDVGCGAGVLSVALASHSPKVRLTLCDVAAPAVEASRATLAANGIEGEVFASNVFSEVTGRFDMIISNPPFHDGMQTSLDAAQTLIRGAVRHLNSGGELRIVANAFLPYPQILDETFGFHDVIAQTGRFKVYRTVMTRQAKKA; this is translated from the coding sequence ATGTCTGCTTTAACCCCGGCAAGTGAAGTCTTGCTGCGCCACAGTGATGATTTCGAACAAAGCCGTATTCTGTTTGCCGGAGATTTGCAGGATGACCTGCCCGCACGTTTTGAATGCGCTGCCAGCCGCGTACATACGCAGCAGTTCCACCACTGGCAGGTGCTGAGCCGCCAGATGGGCGACAACGCGCGCTTTAGCCTTGTTGCACAAGCGCAAGACGTTGCCGATTGCGACACTTTTATCTACTACTGGCCGAAAAACAAACCGGAAGCCCAGTTCCAGTTGATGAATATTCTGTCACTACTTCCCGTTGGCACTGACATTTTTGTGGTCGGCGAAAACCGCAGCGGCGTGCGCAGCGCTGAGCAAATGCTGGCCGAATATGCCTCGCTGAACAAAATCGACAGCGCGCGCCGCTGCGGGCTGTATCATGGTCGTCTGGACAAACAGCCAACGTTTGACGCAGAAAAATTCTGGGGCGAATACAACGCTGAGGGGTTGACGATAAAAACCCTGCCGGGCGTATTCAGTCGCGATGGTCTGGATGTTGGCAGTCAGTTGCTGCTGTCCACCCTGACGCCGCATACCAAAGGGAAAGTGCTGGACGTCGGCTGCGGCGCAGGCGTACTTTCCGTAGCGCTTGCCAGCCATTCGCCGAAAGTACGTTTAACCCTCTGCGACGTTGCGGCGCCGGCGGTTGAAGCCAGTCGCGCCACGCTGGCTGCAAACGGCATTGAGGGCGAGGTCTTCGCCAGTAACGTCTTCTCCGAAGTGACGGGCCGGTTTGATATGATAATCTCCAACCCGCCGTTCCATGACGGTATGCAAACCAGCCTGGATGCCGCGCAAACCCTGATTCGCGGTGCCGTACGTCACCTGAACAGCGGCGGCGAACTGCGCATTGTCGCTAACGCTTTCCTGCCGTATCCGCAGATACTGGATGAGACCTTTGGCTTCCACGACGTCATCGCCCAGACCGGACGCTTCAAAGTGTATCGCACGGTCATGACCCGCCAGGCGAAAAAAGCGTGA
- the pobA gene encoding 4-hydroxybenzoate 3-monooxygenase translates to MKTQVAIIGAGPSGLLLGQLLHKAGIRTLIIERQTPEYVLGRIRAGILESGTVSLLREAGVAQRMDSEGLVHHGVEFIFDGKRIPVALSELTGGKSVMVYGQTEVTRDLMQARSDCGAPTIYGVQQVEIHDAKSDRPSVTFEKEGEKCRIECDFIAGCDGFHGISRQSIPRDVIREYESIWPFGWLGLLADTPPVNPELIYAHHERGFVLCSQRSLTRSRYYLQVPLSEQVESWSDERFWGELKRRLPEELATKLVTGHSLEKSIAPLRSYVVEPMQYGKLFLVGDAAHIVPPTGAKGLNLAASDVNYLWRILTQYYQHGRSDLLATYSRLALNRVWKGERFSWFMTHLLHDFQEKSDFDRKMQEADRQYYLGSRAGLTTIAENYVGLPYETVGK, encoded by the coding sequence ATGAAAACTCAGGTCGCAATTATTGGGGCAGGACCTTCTGGGCTGCTGTTAGGTCAGTTGCTGCATAAGGCGGGGATCCGCACACTCATCATTGAACGTCAGACGCCAGAGTATGTGTTGGGGCGCATCCGGGCAGGGATCCTCGAGAGTGGAACCGTCTCGCTCTTGCGGGAGGCCGGCGTGGCGCAGCGTATGGACAGCGAAGGTCTGGTGCATCACGGCGTTGAGTTTATTTTTGACGGTAAACGCATTCCCGTCGCGCTGAGCGAATTAACCGGCGGCAAAAGCGTAATGGTCTACGGGCAGACGGAAGTCACACGGGACCTGATGCAGGCGCGTAGCGATTGTGGCGCGCCTACGATTTATGGCGTCCAGCAGGTTGAGATTCACGATGCCAAAAGTGACCGCCCCTCAGTCACGTTTGAGAAAGAGGGGGAGAAGTGCCGCATTGAGTGTGATTTCATTGCCGGGTGTGATGGATTCCACGGCATTTCGCGACAAAGTATTCCGCGAGATGTCATCCGCGAGTACGAAAGTATCTGGCCGTTTGGCTGGCTGGGGTTACTTGCCGATACGCCGCCGGTCAATCCGGAGTTGATTTATGCGCATCATGAGCGCGGATTTGTACTTTGTAGTCAGCGCTCACTAACCAGAAGTCGCTACTATTTGCAGGTCCCGCTCAGCGAGCAGGTGGAATCCTGGAGCGATGAGCGCTTCTGGGGCGAGCTGAAACGGCGTTTGCCTGAGGAACTGGCCACGAAGTTAGTGACTGGTCACTCACTTGAAAAGAGTATCGCGCCATTACGCAGCTACGTGGTGGAACCGATGCAGTACGGCAAGCTCTTTCTGGTCGGTGATGCGGCACATATCGTTCCGCCGACCGGTGCAAAGGGGCTGAATCTGGCCGCGTCTGACGTGAATTATTTATGGCGTATTTTGACGCAGTACTATCAGCACGGGCGTAGCGATCTGCTGGCGACCTATTCCCGGTTGGCCCTTAACCGGGTGTGGAAAGGAGAGCGATTCAGCTGGTTTATGACCCACCTGCTGCATGATTTTCAGGAAAAGAGCGATTTTGATCGCAAGATGCAGGAGGCGGATCGTCAGTACTATCTGGGTTCGAGGGCTGGGCTGACGACGATTGCGGAGAACTACGTCGGACTGCCTTATGAAACGGTGGGTAAATGA
- the fhuF gene encoding siderophore-iron reductase FhuF, which produces MAYRSAPIIDDVIWRGHLQPQMPSLAEAVRATIAQTREHLLDFIRLDEPAPPSAMTLAQWRRPSELQSLLAIYSNHIYRNHPAQPRENKPLISLWAQWYIGLMVPPLMLALLTQETAIDVSPEHVHVEFHETGRAACFWIDVHQDRLATTQSPQARMETLVKQALTPVIQALEATGEINGKLIWSNTGYLINWYLTEMKPLLGEELLNTLRQGCFFEKQLSCGADNPLWRTVVPREGILVRRTCCQRYRLPDVQQCGDCTLK; this is translated from the coding sequence ATGGCCTATCGTTCCGCACCGATTATTGACGATGTCATCTGGCGAGGGCATCTCCAACCGCAGATGCCCTCGCTGGCTGAGGCCGTGCGTGCAACCATAGCCCAGACGCGTGAGCATCTGCTGGATTTCATCCGTCTGGATGAACCCGCCCCTCCGAGCGCGATGACACTGGCACAATGGCGTCGCCCAAGCGAACTCCAGTCTCTGCTGGCAATTTACTCCAATCATATTTATCGCAACCACCCCGCGCAGCCGCGCGAAAACAAACCATTAATCTCGCTGTGGGCACAGTGGTACATCGGTCTGATGGTGCCCCCACTGATGCTTGCCCTGCTGACGCAGGAGACGGCAATTGATGTCTCTCCCGAACACGTCCACGTGGAGTTTCACGAGACGGGGCGTGCAGCGTGCTTCTGGATTGACGTGCATCAGGATCGTCTGGCGACGACGCAATCACCGCAGGCGCGCATGGAAACATTGGTTAAGCAGGCGTTGACTCCGGTCATCCAGGCGCTTGAGGCAACCGGAGAAATCAACGGTAAACTTATCTGGAGCAATACCGGCTATCTGATTAACTGGTATCTCACGGAGATGAAACCGCTGCTGGGTGAAGAGTTGTTGAACACGCTGCGCCAGGGCTGCTTCTTTGAAAAGCAGTTGTCCTGTGGTGCTGACAACCCACTCTGGCGCACGGTCGTCCCTCGCGAGGGGATTCTGGTACGCAGAACATGCTGTCAGCGTTATCGTCTGCCGGACGTTCAGCAGTGCGGTGACTGTACGCTGAAGTAA
- a CDS encoding diguanylate cyclase: MTAQSWQTLRTKKYQLSLRLFLFLNAISALFAIAFPIYPSKTVSTPVSLILVLSTALLTWHVRYAKKRINLHVISILFGGLWAAHITLKYQTLQNPDYSFLLIALLSVLFIGSIAFANNIVAFTLHSLPSLLACLCLNGSEHALRLLYFMALPMAGIAIQHVIQKRYDDFAQQLMFKLLAERETLTDLSMLDPLTGLYNRRGLQHKLKAVLELDTHEHYVLLIDIDHFKAYNDHYGHMMGDQALIRVSAAIRNAVRSRDIVARFGGEEFMVLLTASDPLTAREAAERIRQNVYDLKIPHMFNENVATQVTISIGIAPLVGGDVEEAIRHADKALYKAKDLGRNHILVSDDPGIA, from the coding sequence ATGACTGCACAATCCTGGCAAACGCTGCGCACTAAAAAGTACCAACTCTCTCTGCGACTCTTTTTGTTTCTCAACGCTATTTCTGCGTTGTTTGCCATTGCTTTTCCTATCTATCCCAGTAAAACCGTCTCCACACCGGTGTCTCTCATCCTTGTGCTGAGCACTGCGTTGCTGACATGGCATGTAAGGTATGCGAAGAAGCGGATTAATCTCCATGTCATCTCAATACTCTTTGGCGGTTTATGGGCAGCGCACATTACGCTGAAATACCAGACGTTGCAGAATCCTGACTATTCCTTTTTGCTGATCGCACTGCTGAGCGTGTTGTTTATTGGATCAATTGCGTTTGCCAATAACATCGTCGCATTTACCCTCCATTCACTGCCGTCCTTGTTGGCCTGTTTATGTCTGAACGGTAGCGAGCACGCTCTACGACTGCTCTATTTTATGGCCCTGCCCATGGCTGGTATTGCCATTCAGCATGTGATTCAAAAGCGCTACGACGATTTCGCCCAGCAACTTATGTTCAAACTGCTCGCCGAAAGAGAGACGCTGACCGACCTGAGTATGCTCGACCCCTTAACGGGATTGTATAATCGGCGAGGACTCCAGCATAAGCTGAAAGCTGTGCTGGAACTGGATACGCATGAGCATTACGTTTTGCTGATCGACATCGACCATTTCAAAGCCTACAACGATCACTATGGGCATATGATGGGCGATCAGGCCCTGATCCGCGTTTCCGCCGCGATCCGCAATGCCGTGCGTTCACGCGATATTGTCGCCCGTTTTGGCGGTGAAGAGTTTATGGTGCTCCTGACGGCGAGCGATCCACTGACAGCCCGCGAGGCGGCTGAACGTATCCGGCAGAATGTTTACGATCTTAAAATTCCCCATATGTTCAATGAGAACGTCGCAACGCAGGTAACAATCAGTATTGGTATTGCGCCTCTGGTAGGGGGAGATGTCGAAGAGGCGATTCGTCATGCTGATAAGGCGCTCTATAAAGCGAAAGATCTGGGGCGTAACCATATTTTAGTCAGTGACGATCCGGGTATCGCCTGA
- the bglJ gene encoding DNA-binding transcriptional activator BglJ, with translation MENRNRTRNVALIEKCVMSGIGIQNLFNAISDNQYKLHLYLTLDDFQQAMSTTVFSAVIFSLSSVRKARRVELMSLTELSENYPAMRRLVIADDDAEARLISALSPSPLDGVLSKANSLPALQEALFTALSGTRRISESNNNLWYLNQSRMLSPTEREILRFMSNGYSMPQIAIELARNIKTIRAHKFNVMSKLGVNSDAGLLHAADILL, from the coding sequence ATGGAAAATAGAAACCGTACGCGAAATGTCGCACTCATAGAAAAATGTGTTATGAGCGGAATTGGTATTCAGAATCTATTTAACGCAATCTCAGATAACCAATATAAACTGCATCTCTATTTGACGCTGGATGATTTTCAACAGGCGATGAGTACGACAGTTTTTTCTGCCGTTATTTTCTCTCTCTCCTCGGTCCGAAAAGCCAGGCGGGTAGAACTAATGAGCCTTACCGAACTGTCTGAAAACTATCCTGCTATGCGTCGTCTGGTTATTGCGGATGATGATGCTGAAGCGCGTTTAATCAGCGCACTGTCGCCCTCCCCGTTAGATGGTGTGCTGAGTAAAGCAAACTCGCTCCCTGCGCTGCAGGAGGCGTTATTTACCGCATTAAGCGGCACGCGGCGGATCAGTGAAAGTAATAACAATCTCTGGTATCTCAATCAGAGCCGCATGCTGAGTCCAACCGAGCGTGAGATTTTGCGCTTTATGTCTAACGGCTACTCAATGCCGCAAATTGCGATTGAACTGGCGCGGAATATTAAGACCATCCGGGCGCACAAGTTTAACGTGATGTCGAAACTGGGCGTCAATTCTGACGCCGGTTTACTGCATGCGGCAGATATTTTGCTTTAA
- the rimI gene encoding ribosomal-protein-alanine N-acetyltransferase: MNTISSLSQSDLPAAFQIEKRAHAFPWSEHTFASNQGERYLNYQLTVEGRMAAFAITQVVLDEATLFNIAVDPDFQRRGFGKALLEHLIDELEKRGVLTLWLEVRASNVAAIALYESLGFNEATIRRNYYPTADGREDAIIMALPISM, encoded by the coding sequence ATGAACACGATTTCTTCCCTCAGTCAGAGTGATTTACCCGCCGCGTTTCAGATTGAAAAACGCGCCCATGCGTTTCCCTGGAGCGAACACACTTTTGCCAGTAATCAGGGGGAGCGCTATCTCAACTATCAATTGACGGTAGAAGGGAGAATGGCGGCGTTTGCGATTACGCAGGTCGTGCTGGATGAAGCTACGCTGTTCAACATTGCCGTTGATCCCGATTTTCAGCGCCGGGGATTCGGGAAAGCGCTGCTGGAACATCTCATTGATGAGTTAGAAAAACGCGGCGTCCTGACGCTGTGGCTGGAGGTTCGCGCCTCCAACGTTGCCGCCATCGCATTGTATGAAAGCCTGGGCTTTAACGAGGCAACGATTCGCCGCAATTATTATCCGACCGCTGACGGTCGTGAGGACGCCATCATAATGGCACTGCCAATCAGTATGTAA